In Montipora capricornis isolate CH-2021 chromosome 4, ASM3666992v2, whole genome shotgun sequence, a single genomic region encodes these proteins:
- the LOC138044621 gene encoding E3 ubiquitin-protein ligase BRE1A-like: MISREIFSFKKGSPDSGKTWESIQEFLNQMENPKFHIKEKRGVRDRWNILQGKFLKRMREEEAASGIECEELSEKDTLIEELSERERSFQVKEKNTAKDKEAAESVRTKTMERMKDSKRKTSQDSDLDPGLAPGGKKSRKTAAEVVDFLKEKAKCEQTQRQQEMELRRKELEENAKQQRGVLELMQRQSEAQQQINQALLVLIQKAFGTV; this comes from the coding sequence ATGATTAGTCGAGAGatattttcttttaagaaaggaAGTCCTGACAGCGGAAAGACGTGGGAAAGCATACAGGAATTCTTGAATCAAATGGAGAATCCCAAATTCCACATTAAGGAAAAACGAGGTGTCCGGGACAGGTGGAATATACTGCAGGGAAAGTTCTTGAAGAGAATGAGGGAAGAAGAAGCAGCAAGTGGCATCGAGTGTGAAGAGTTGTCCGAAAAGGATACCCTAATCGAGGAGTTATCTGAGCGGGAACGAAGCTTTCAGGTGAAAGAGAAAAACACAGCAAAGGATAAAGAAGCAGCCGAATCTGTTAGGACGAAGACAATGGAAAGGATGAAAGACTCGAAGAGGAAGACGAGTCAGGATTCAGATTTGGATCCAGGTTTAGCACCTGGAGGGaaaaaatcacgaaaaactGCTGCAGAGGTCGTAGATTTCTTGAAGGAAAAGGCGAAGTGCGAGCAAACTCAAAGACAACAAGAAATGGAATTGAGAAGGAAGGAGCTGGAAGAGAATGCTAAACAACAACGAGGAGTTCTAGAGCTAATGCAGAGGCAGAGTGAGGCTCAGCAGCAGATCAACCAGGCTTTGCTGGTTCTTATCCAGAAAGCATTTGGAActgtttaa
- the LOC138045938 gene encoding uncharacterized protein, which yields MESPNLKEAIKGRICSDISKECKRLCSKADPSLLRGMTKEAMVNFSWQAVGKELQTKAPLFLRCILAAADPANGTATTYDAVRHPGVYTAAAILLKKRDKAISLIPYVISTILKVGKTSKTVNLGVIFKDENLGEEMIDIIRGLHGMVPTVEGPGGQEKFDRVPVVGDQKTMERGVEAQFSVRNAYTKSRRLEGLFFQLADWHHENKFLALIFSRYYSGSSACDKTSLFALRNLVNWRDVITDAQQKPAPCKRFVDLILDADIIAAALVFFGMVDVDATPTKHGFSNEMVNNIRAVRARYFSRVVIEFILTFIVDGTLYERHFANIQALEEWEAFQRNQPVLENGRFPCRFPGCDSSFKHDGVHRMRHELSHNPPPRVPAEPTLESTLPDPSDQNPEPKDDVFDYHCGFMNMALLLRNFRDAIKEGDGDRIINCIKMFLLHFKQDGSGSTKYALEALYHLFQVLAILSPRETERLKWNRTVNNQGGDGNNVAMDVALEHDNHALKEIIRGLGANITEDSVRRVCRAFFILKKLLFVLDTEVNVKKVSGRHTKKSVKEDLIKVVKTLSDQHVFEKQTTREPMYCFPDCPRDYLQLLNTKELFRWINDHKTNISLEKRPR from the exons ATGGAAAGTCCGAACCTGAAAGAAGCTATTAAGGGCAGGATATGCAGTGATATTTCAAAGGAATGTAAACGGTTGTGCTCGAAGGCTGACCCATCGCTACTTAGGGGCATGACAAAAGAAGCAATGGTCAACTTTTCGTGGCAAGCCGTCGGAAAAGAACTGCAGACCAAAGCCCCTCTTTTCCTGCGATGCATTTTGGCTGCTGCAGATCCAGCTAATGGCACTGCCACTACCTATGATGCTGTCAGGCACCCTGGTGTTTACACGGCTGCAGCGATTTTGCTGAAGAAACGCGATAAAGCGATCAGTTTAATTCCTTACGTGATCAGCACCATCCTAAAAGTTGGTAAAACGTCGAAAACG GTTAATCTGGGCGTGATCTTCAAAGATGAAAACCTTGGAGAGGAGATGATTGACATCATCAGGGGACTTCATGGAATGGTACCCACAGTGGAAGGCCCCGGAGGACAAGAAAAATTTGATCGTGTTCCAGTTGTTGGGGACCAGAAGACCATGGAAAGAGGAGTTGAGGCTCAGTTCTCTGTGCGAAATGCCTACACAAAGAGTAGAAGGCTGGAGGGCTTGTTTTTTCAGCTTGCTGACTGGCATCATGAAAATAAATTCTTGGCA ttgattttttcAAGATACTACAGTGGGTCCTCTGCTTGTGACAAAACATCTCTCTTTGCTTTGAGGAATCTTGTTAACTGGCGTGATGTTATCACTGATGCTCAGCAAAAGCCAGCACCTTGTAAGAGGTTTGTGGACCTCATACTCGATGCAGATATTATCGCTGCAGCTCTAGTTTTCTTTGGAATGGTGGATGTAGACGCAACCCCAACAAAACATGGCTTCAGCAATGAAATGGTTAACAACATAAGGGCTGTTCGTGCTAGATATTTTAGCAGAGTAGTCATAGAATTCATCCTCACATTCATAGTTGATGGAACTCTGTATGAAAGGCATTTTGCCAACATTCAGGCTTTGGAAGAGTGGGAAGCATTTCAAAGGAATCAGCCTGTACTTGAAAATGGAAGATTCCCTTGCAGATTCCCTGGATGTGACAGTTCATTTAAACATGATGGTGTCCACAGAATGAGGCATGAGCTTTCACATAACCCCCCACCAAGGGTACCAGCAGAACCAACATTGGAAAGCACTCTGCCAGACCCAAGTGACCAAAATCCTGAACCTAAGGATGACGTGTTTGATTACCATTGCGGTTTCATGAACATGGCTTTGCTATTGAGAAATTTTAGAGATGCTATCAAAGAGGGTGACGGGGATAGGATTATAAATTGCATTAAGATGTTTCTTTTGCACTTCAAACAAGATGGCAGTGGCAGTACCAAATATGCCTTGGAGGCATTATACCATCTGTTTCAAGTGCTAGCTATACTCAGTCCTCGAGAAACGGAGCGACTTAAGTGGAACCGAACTGTGAACAATCAGGGGGGTGACGGTAACAATGTTGCAATGGATGTTGCTCTAGAGCATGATAATCACGCTCTAAAGGAAATCATAAGAGGTCTGGGAGCAAATATCACTGAGGATAGCGTACGACGAGTATGCAGGGCATTCTTTATCCTCAAAAAGCTACTTTTTGTACTTGATACTGAAGTGAATGTTAAGAAAGTATCAGGAAGACATACAAAAAAATCTGTGAAGGAGGATTTGATTAAAGTAGTCAAAACTCTCTCTGACCAGCATGTGTTTGAGAAGCAGACAACACGGGAACCCATGTATTGTTTCCCAGATTGTCCCAGAGACTATCTCCAATTGCTCAACACAAAGGAACTGTTTAGGTGGATAAATGATCACAAAACTAATATAAGTCTAGAGAAGAGGCCACGTTGA
- the LOC138045937 gene encoding putative ATP-dependent DNA helicase Q1, translated as MSPRSPPENTAGLVNETLLISTNQELACPDRAGSIITLLRINFNMADADELFDSACDHVVERFKVENLKDLQRKALKKLVIGEDVFLIQPTGSGKSLIYQSAPMVFDIVKRTTFKSIAVVISPLTSLMQDQVKFLKSIGVTAEFIGEDQQDDAAKTAVERGDCQIVFGSPESFLSSDRWRKMLSSKVYEERLCLVAVDEAHCISHWGYAAKKGERAFRKWFSRINEIRSIIKKVPVIALTATATTETRLQTVRTLEMKSPALIVDIPNRQNISYGVQVITPNPSVTFAKMVSDLKVQKTAYERTIIYCPTIKLTTHLYGFFQAELRENIYADEVHDPKKRIVEMFHSRSDELNKEEILKSMGESNGCIRVLIATIAYGMGINCKDVKTVIHYGPSYNCETYLQESGRAGRRGQDQCKSVILYSNIMTKHCHESMVTYLKQNDKCRRKVLLEKFDVDVSKLPAYEYPHRCCDICQQQCKCDGDTCNFVFFNLECSPTALVETESNERTVTEDQMTLLNSKLNYLKRALNQQFLQSAKKSNAPMFTPAKLFCGFGDNQIKQIMQHCSHMFSASDVYKYVDIWHPTVASEVLFTISTIFEDVDISHLDMEESEDTQEYYFDSFDAIFDFDVEDSLMAAIPLELLSVDEDTMDSDMEDSN; from the exons atgagcccgCGCTCACCCCCCGAAAACACGGCTGGACTCGTGAACGAGACATTGTTGATTTCCACCAATCAGGAGCTTGCCTGCCCAGATCGGGCAGGCAGCATAATTACATTGCTCAGAATaaatttcaatatggcggatgcAGACGAACTCTTTGACTCGGCGTGTGATCATGTTGTGGAACGTTTCAAAGTGGAAAACTTGAAAGATTTGCAACGCAAAGCATTAAAAAAGCTGGTAATTGGTGAAGATGTGTTTTTAATTCAACCGACTGGATCAGGAAAGTCCCTCATTTATCAGTCTGCGCCGATGGTTTTTGACATCGTCAAGAGGAcaactttcaaatccattgctgtTGTTATCTCACCTCTGACTTCTCTAATGCAAGATCAAGTGAAATTTCTTAAGTCAATTGGagttactgctgagtttatcgGTGAAGATCAACAGGACGACGCGGCCAAAACGGCGGTTGAACGGGGCGACTGTCAGATCGTGTTTGGATCTCCGGAGTCATTTTTAAGTTCCGATCGATGGAGAAAGATGTTATCGAGTAAGGTGTACGAAGAGAGATTGTGCCTTGTTGCTGTAGATGAAGCGCACTGTATTTCGCATTG GGGCTATGCAGCTAAAAAAGGAGAAAGGGCATTTAGGAAATGGTTTTCTCGTATAAACGAGATCCGATCAATCATCAAAAAGGTACCAGTGATAGCCCTCACTGCAACTGCCACAACTGAAACAAGACTTCAGACTGTGAGAACATTGGAAATGAAGAGTCCAGCTTTGATTGTTGACATCCCCAACAGACAGAACATCTCCTATGGTGTGCAAGTTATCACTCCCAACCCTTCTGTGACATTTGCAAAAATGGTGAGTGACTTGAAAGTTCAAAAGACTGCGTATGAACGAACCATAATATACTGTCCCACAATAAAACTTACAACCCACTTGTATGGCTTTTTTCAAGCCGAACTAAGGGAAAACATTTATGCAGATGAAGTTCATGATCCAAAGAAAAGAATTGTGGAAATGTTCCACAGCAGAAGTGATGAACTTAATAAAGAGGAGATACTGAAGTCCATGGGAGAGAGCAATGGTTGTATACGTGTACTTATTGCAACAATTGCCTATGGGATGGGTATCAATTGCAAGGATGTAAAAACTGTGATTCATTATGGCCCATCATACAATTGTGAGACATACCTACAAGAAAGTGGTCGAGCCGGACGGAGAGGTCAAGACCAGTGCAAATCAgttattttgtactcaaataTAATGACCAAACATTGCCACGAAAGCATGGTTAcctatttaaaacaaaatgacaAGTGCAGAAGAAAAGTTCTTTTGGAGAAGTTTGATGTGGATGTCTCAAAATTGCCCGCCTATGAATATCCACACCGTTGTTGTGATATTTGCCAACAGCAATGCAAATGTGATGGTGATACAtgcaattttgtgttttttaattTGGAATGTTCTCCTACTGCTTTGGTTGAAACTGAAAGTAACGAGAGAACTGTCACTGAGGACCAAATGACACTACTCAATTCAAAACTCAACTATCTAAAGAGAGCATTGAATCAGCAGTTTCTGCAGTCAGCCAAGAAAAGCAATGCACCTATGTTTACTCCAGCAAAGCTTTTTTGTGGATTTGGAGACAATCAAATAAAGCAGATTATGCAACATTGCTCGCACATGTTTTCAGCCAGTGATGTGTATAAATATGTTGACATTTGGCATCCCACTGTGGCCTCAGAAGTTTTGTTCACTATAAGTACAATTTTTGAAGATGTTGACATAAGCCATTTGGATATGGAGGAATCAGAGGACACCCAGGAATACTATTTTGACAGTTTTGATGCCATTTTTGACTTTGATGTGGAAGACTCACTTATGGCAGCTATTCCTTTGGAACTCTTATCTGTTGATGAAGATACTATGGATTCAGACATGGAAGATTCTAATTAA
- the LOC138046557 gene encoding uncharacterized protein, whose translation MKYGWDDELKEADLQEWREWRKEAEKLDEVRIPRALIQEQKPVREIALHVFCDASQNAYGACAYLRRAFIDDTVECSLIAGKGRVAPLKSQSICRLELMGALVAVRLTQTLVEEMVTKIEKITFWSDSTTVLHWIRQTSSTYKAFVGNRVSEIHTIMSSLGATLGAGAVSWRYVPTEANPADDITRGLSPTELGVGFRYISGPKFLYESPELWPENKVKAPCENDDIKEKKKERWAGASQENKVLLGWKKYSSLTKLRRVTAYVMRFANNVRAKKEVRLLGALTSNELRAAQNHLVKRAQVESFGEEIQCLKIGEEIHKKSRIKSLDPRLEDGFLVVGGRLQRAQCLPYRTRHPKIIDSRHELAPLIVEEMHRIYYHPPTEHLHNQIRQEYWIIHGRQVVRNAKFKCNYCYRQTVKPLEQQMASLPECRLEPGMVFRNTGVDFFGPMLVKERRSEVKVYGCLFTCMSTRACHLELVDDLSTDHFIMALKRFMARSGRPQSINSDSGTNFVCANNELWKCIKQLDKERIQNFCAPKEIEWKFQPPSAPHFGGAWERLVQCTKKTLKAILADRAVSKEVLRTALVEAEGILNSRPITHVSNDAGDIEALTPNHFLLLRANPSYEDAEVSDREINSTKMWRQSQALANFFWRRFTKEYLSSLTERKKWKEKKQNLKEGDVVLVAEPNQPRGVWPLGRIVSTHPGQDGLVRAVTVRTQFGEYKRPITKLCLVQEAEE comes from the coding sequence ATGAAGTACGGATGGGATGACGAGTTGAAAGAAGCTGATCTTCAAGAGTGGCGTGAATGGCGCAAGGAAGCAGAAAAGCTTGATGAAGTGAGAATTCCGAGAGCTCTTATCCAAGAACAGAAACCTGTACGAGAGATTGCACTTCATGTGTTCTGCGACGCTAGCCAGAATGCTTATGGCGCGTGTGCCTACCTAAGACGAGCGTTTATAGATGACACAGTAGAGTGTAGTCTTATAGCGGGAAAAGGCCGTGTTGCTCCATTAAAGTCACAGTCTATCTGCCGATTGGAGCTCATGGGAGCTTTAGTTGCTGTGCGGTTAACTCAAACACTGGTAGAAGAAATGGTTACAAAGATAGAGAAGATAACTTTCTGGAGTGACTCCACCACAGTCCTACATTGGATCCGCCAAACGAGCTCCACTTACAAAGCATTCGTCGGTAACCGGGTGTCTGAGATTCACACAATCATGAGCAGTCTGGGAGCCACACTAGGGGCGGGCGCTGTGAGCTGGAGATATGTGCCGACAGAGGCTAACCCTGCAGATGACATCACCCGGGGACTAAGTCCTACGGAACTTGGCGTGGGCTTTCGCTATATTAGTGGACCCAAGTTCCTGTATGAATCACCAGAGCTCTGGCcagaaaataaagtcaaagcGCCCTGCGAGAACGATGacatcaaagaaaagaagaaggaaagaTGGGCTGGAGCATCTCAGGAAAACAAGGTCCTGTTAGGGTGGAAGAAGTATTCGTCACTGACCAAACTAAGAAGAGTTACAGCTTATGTGATGCGATTTGCAAACAATGTAAGAGCTAAGAAGGAAGTACGTCTACTGGGAGCACTTACGTCGAACGAATTGAGAgctgctcagaatcatcttgtgaAGAGGGCGCAAGTTGAATCATTCGGCGAGGAGATACAGTGTCTGAAGATAGGTGAGGAGATCCACAAGAAGAGTAGAATTAAATCTCTTGACCCAAGGTTGGAAGATGGGTTCTTGGTTGTCGGTGGAAGGCTGCAGAGAGCACAATGCCTACCTTACAGAACACGACATCCCAAAATAATTGACTCGCGCCATGAACTTGCACCGCTGATCGTCGAAGAAATGCATCGTATCTACTACCACCCGCCAACTGAGCACCTGCATAATCAAATTCGGCAGGAGTATTGGATCATCCATGGTCGCCAGGTAGTGCGAAACGCGAAATTCAAGTGCAACTACTGTTATCGCCAGACAGTAAAGCCTCTAGAGCAGCAAATGGCAAGTCTACCAGAGTGCCGACTTGAGCCAGGAATGGTGTTCAGGAACACTGGAGTTGACTTTTTTGGACCTATGTTAGTAAAGGAAAGACGCAGTGAAGTTAAAGTATACGGGTGCTTGTTCACTTGCATGAGTACTAGAGCGTGCCACCTTGAACTTGTGGATGATCTTTCAACAGATCATTTCATCATGGCATTGAAAAGGTTCATGGCGCGGAGTGGACGACCGCAGAGCATTAACAGCGATAGTGGAACGAACTTTGTTTGTGCAAATAATGAGTTGTGGAAATGCATCAAACAATTGGATAAAGAGAGGATACAAAACTTCTGTGCTCCTAAGGAAATCGAGTGGAAATTTCAGCCGCCAAGTGCCCCGCACTTTGGAGGTGCATGGGAGAGGCTAGTACAGTGCACCAAGAAGACGCTGAAGGCAATTCTTGCGGACAGGGCTGTTTCCAAAGAAGTGTTGAGAACCGCACTAGTCGAAGCAGAAGGAATACTAAACAGTCGACCGATTACTCATGTGTCCAATGATGCAGGGGACATTGAAGCGTTAACCCCAAACCATTTCTTGTTGTTGCGGGCAAATCCGAGTTATGAAGATGCTGAAGTTAGTGACAGAGAGATTAACTCGACAAAGATGTGGCGACAGTCCCAAGCGCTAGCTAATTTCTTCTGGAGACGTTTTACCAAAGAGTACCTTTCTAGCCTGACAGAAAGGAAGAAgtggaaagagaagaaacagAACCTCAAAGAAGGAGATGTTGTCCTAGTTGCTGAGCCAAATCAGCCGCGAGGTGTATGGCCGTTGGGCAGAATCGTGTCCACTCATCCTGGGCAGGATGGGTTAGTTCGAGCTGTTACAGTACGAACTCAGTTCGGAGAGTATAAAAGGCCAATCACGAAACTTTGCTTAGTACAGGAGGCGGAAGAGTAG